A single window of Rudaeicoccus suwonensis DNA harbors:
- the dapD gene encoding 2,3,4,5-tetrahydropyridine-2,6-dicarboxylate N-succinyltransferase: protein MTTQRSAWGYGLATETYAGETLDTWFPTPALGEAPAADPYAEPAELAAQSRDYPRREVKTQVVHVAIDLDAPPADVPDAYLRLHLLSHRLVLPNSINLDGIFGVLNNVVWTNVGPCAVDDFETTRMRLRQDHPVQVFSIDKFPRMTDYVVPQGVRIADADRVRLGAHLAPGTTVMHEGFCNFNAGTLGTSMVEGRIVQGVVVGDGSDIGGGASIMGTLSGGGTERVSIGRRCLIGAQAGIGIALGDDCVVEAGLYLTAGTKVTLPDGAVVKARELSGRDGMLFIRNSTTGVVECRARQGHGIELNDVLHAN, encoded by the coding sequence ATGACGACGCAGCGCAGTGCATGGGGTTACGGCCTGGCGACCGAGACGTATGCCGGGGAGACCCTCGACACCTGGTTCCCCACTCCCGCGCTCGGTGAGGCCCCCGCGGCCGACCCGTACGCCGAGCCCGCCGAACTCGCGGCGCAGTCGCGCGACTACCCCCGGCGCGAGGTCAAGACGCAGGTCGTGCACGTCGCGATCGACCTCGACGCTCCCCCGGCCGATGTGCCGGACGCCTACCTGCGACTGCACCTGCTCAGTCACCGGTTGGTGCTGCCGAACTCGATCAACCTCGACGGCATCTTCGGTGTGCTCAACAATGTCGTCTGGACCAACGTCGGACCGTGCGCGGTCGATGACTTCGAGACGACGCGGATGCGCCTGCGGCAGGATCACCCGGTGCAGGTGTTCAGCATCGACAAGTTCCCGCGGATGACCGATTACGTTGTGCCGCAAGGCGTTCGGATCGCCGATGCCGACCGGGTGCGACTCGGTGCGCATCTGGCTCCCGGCACCACGGTCATGCACGAGGGCTTCTGCAATTTCAATGCCGGCACGCTCGGCACGTCCATGGTCGAAGGCCGCATCGTGCAGGGCGTGGTCGTCGGCGACGGCTCCGACATCGGTGGTGGCGCCTCGATCATGGGCACTCTCTCCGGCGGTGGCACCGAGCGCGTGTCCATCGGTCGGCGCTGCCTGATCGGCGCTCAGGCCGGCATCGGCATTGCTTTGGGTGACGACTGCGTCGTGGAGGCCGGGCTCTACCTGACCGCCGGCACCAAGGTCACCCTGCCGGACGGTGCGGTCGTCAAGGCGCGCGAGCTGTCCGGGCGCGACGGCATGTTGTTCATCCGCAATTCCACGACGGGCGTCGTCGAGTGCCGGGCACGGCAGGGGCATGGCATCGAACTCAACGATGTGCTGCACGCCAACTGA
- the dapE gene encoding succinyl-diaminopimelate desuccinylase translates to MSSLDLTRDVVDLTADLCDIASVSKNETSIADAVEAALRQLPHLTVQRDGNVVVARTDLGRAERVLLAGHLDTVPLTDPPNLPVRRVDGMLHGRGTTDMKGGVAVQLALAATLSQPSRDVTYVFYDCEEIEDEFNGLRRLAQDHPDWLAADFAVLLEPTDGGIEGGCKGTLRVDVRTKGIAAHSARPWNGHNAIHDAADVLARLAAYEPQTVQVDGLDYHEALNAVGISGGIAGNVIPDVCTVSVNYRFAPDKSADDALAHVRAVFNGYEVTLGDCAVGARPGLDKPAAQAFVAALDLPVVAKEGWTDVARFSALGVPAVNFGPGDPNLAHTDDERCPEHQISGALAALTRWLA, encoded by the coding sequence ATGTCGAGCCTGGATCTGACCCGTGACGTCGTCGACCTGACCGCAGACCTCTGCGACATCGCATCGGTGAGCAAGAACGAAACCTCGATCGCCGACGCCGTCGAAGCCGCGCTCCGACAGTTGCCGCACCTGACGGTTCAGCGCGACGGCAACGTCGTCGTCGCGCGCACCGACCTCGGCCGGGCGGAGCGGGTGCTGCTGGCCGGGCACCTGGACACCGTGCCGCTGACCGACCCGCCGAACCTGCCGGTGCGCCGTGTCGACGGCATGCTGCACGGGCGTGGCACGACTGACATGAAGGGTGGCGTCGCGGTCCAATTAGCTTTGGCCGCAACGCTTTCGCAGCCCTCGCGCGACGTGACCTATGTGTTCTACGACTGCGAGGAGATCGAGGACGAGTTCAACGGACTGCGCCGGCTCGCGCAGGATCACCCGGACTGGCTCGCGGCGGATTTCGCCGTGCTGCTGGAGCCGACCGATGGTGGCATCGAGGGTGGCTGCAAGGGGACATTGCGCGTCGATGTGCGTACCAAGGGCATCGCCGCGCACTCGGCGCGGCCGTGGAACGGCCACAACGCGATTCACGATGCCGCGGATGTGCTGGCGCGGCTGGCGGCGTACGAGCCGCAGACGGTGCAGGTCGACGGGCTCGACTACCACGAGGCGCTCAACGCTGTCGGCATCAGCGGCGGCATCGCCGGCAACGTGATCCCTGACGTATGCACGGTGAGCGTGAACTACCGATTCGCGCCGGACAAGAGCGCGGATGATGCCTTGGCGCATGTGCGTGCGGTCTTCAATGGGTACGAGGTCACGCTCGGCGACTGCGCCGTCGGCGCCCGGCCCGGCCTCGACAAGCCTGCCGCGCAGGCATTCGTCGCGGCGTTGGACCTGCCGGTCGTGGCGAAGGAGGGCTGGACCGATGTCGCGCGGTTCTCTGCGCTGGGGGTGCCGGCGGTGAATTTCGGGCCCGGTGATCCGAACCTCGCGCACACCGACGACGAGCGCTGCCCGGAGCACCAGATCAGTGGCGCACTAGCGGCGCTCACCCGCTGGCTGGCCTGA
- a CDS encoding phospholipase C yields MPTRHTTRIALAATAAVSVGGFAAFGLASNAIALPEHHSPAPVNNSGNTTTPIKHIVVLYDENVSFDHYFGTYPNATNTDGVKFTAAKGTPRANTEQNAGLLKNNPNLEQPFRLTPAQAVTCDQNHSYLPEQKATDGGKNDKFVQFTSQDTCTGAFQAPGLAMGYYDGNTVTAEWNYAQHYAMSDAFFGSTYGPSTPGALNLIAGQTYGMRAVNPTTLQPTSDSYVVSDPNSAGVGTDTNDPDPAFDDCSDNNHTSTNNLGEMSGLNIGNLLNEKGVTWGWFQGGFAPTQAASSTQKYAVCGAAHENVNGESEVDYSPHHDPFQYFKSTSNPHHLAPKSLAEIGHNGQANHNYDLSYFQEALNAGDLPAVSFLKAPEYEDGHAGYSDPIDEEHFITNEVNAIEKSKDWSSTAIVITYDDSDGWYDHQASKVLTGSSDATLNTPACQAVAANPVAHQDRCGPGPRLPFLVISPYSRQNYIGNTPLEQASIIKFIEQNWRLPQIGDGSFDSRAASFVSLLDFHGSRAPQVLLTSDGAVASVKPTGGCGGPGHGHGPGHGHGPGHGHGPGHGHPRTAA; encoded by the coding sequence GTGCCCACCCGTCACACGACCCGCATCGCTCTTGCAGCGACGGCCGCCGTGAGTGTCGGCGGCTTCGCCGCTTTCGGTCTGGCCAGCAATGCCATCGCTCTGCCGGAGCATCACAGCCCGGCGCCGGTCAACAACTCCGGCAACACGACAACACCGATCAAGCACATCGTCGTCCTGTATGACGAGAACGTCTCTTTCGATCACTACTTCGGGACCTACCCGAACGCCACGAACACCGACGGCGTGAAATTCACTGCTGCCAAAGGCACTCCGCGCGCGAACACCGAGCAGAACGCGGGCCTGCTGAAGAACAACCCCAACCTGGAACAGCCCTTCCGGCTGACACCGGCACAGGCGGTCACCTGCGACCAGAACCACTCCTACCTGCCCGAACAGAAGGCGACCGACGGCGGCAAGAACGACAAGTTCGTGCAGTTCACGTCGCAGGACACCTGCACCGGCGCCTTCCAGGCCCCTGGCCTCGCGATGGGCTACTACGACGGCAACACCGTCACCGCCGAGTGGAACTACGCCCAGCACTACGCGATGAGCGATGCCTTCTTCGGCTCGACATACGGACCGTCGACTCCCGGCGCACTGAACCTCATCGCCGGTCAGACCTACGGAATGCGGGCGGTCAACCCGACCACGCTGCAGCCCACGAGCGACAGTTATGTCGTCTCCGATCCGAACTCCGCCGGCGTCGGCACCGACACCAACGACCCCGACCCGGCCTTCGACGACTGCTCGGACAACAACCACACCTCCACCAACAATCTCGGTGAGATGTCCGGCCTCAACATCGGCAACCTGCTCAACGAGAAGGGCGTCACCTGGGGATGGTTCCAGGGTGGTTTCGCGCCGACCCAGGCTGCCAGTTCGACCCAGAAGTATGCCGTGTGCGGCGCCGCGCACGAGAACGTCAACGGTGAGTCCGAGGTCGACTACAGCCCGCACCACGACCCGTTCCAGTACTTCAAGTCGACGTCGAACCCGCACCACCTGGCACCGAAGTCGCTCGCCGAGATCGGTCACAACGGTCAGGCCAACCACAACTACGACCTGTCCTACTTCCAGGAGGCGCTGAACGCCGGTGACCTGCCTGCGGTTTCGTTCCTGAAGGCTCCGGAGTACGAGGACGGCCACGCCGGCTACTCAGATCCGATCGACGAAGAGCACTTCATCACCAACGAGGTCAACGCGATCGAGAAGTCCAAGGACTGGAGCAGCACGGCGATCGTCATCACGTATGACGACTCCGACGGCTGGTATGACCACCAGGCGTCGAAGGTGCTGACGGGCTCCTCGGATGCCACGCTCAACACGCCCGCGTGCCAGGCGGTCGCTGCGAATCCCGTTGCGCACCAGGACCGTTGCGGCCCCGGCCCGCGCCTGCCGTTCCTGGTGATCTCGCCGTACAGCCGCCAGAACTACATCGGTAACACTCCGCTGGAGCAGGCCTCGATCATCAAGTTCATCGAGCAGAACTGGCGTCTGCCGCAGATCGGTGACGGCTCGTTCGACTCGCGGGCTGCGTCCTTCGTGTCGCTGCTCGACTTCCACGGCTCCCGCGCGCCGCAGGTGCTGTTGACATCAGACGGTGCGGTTGCAAGCGTGAAGCCGACCGGTGGTTGCGGTGGTCCGGGTCATGGGCACGGTCCGGGTCATGGGCACGGTCCGGGTCATGGGCACGGTCCGGGTCATGGGCACCCGCGCACCGCTGCCTGA
- a CDS encoding Dyp-type peroxidase, whose product MSSRENPNMSAEKHEDTNAVRPGTLRRGATTNMSAEKHEDTNAAAEGACPMSGFSRRGLFTRGLVAGGGAAVAALSVAAADPSAASAPTTMPFHGMHQNGILPAPAPASAHLAFDVTARNRTELAAMFAALTDRARILTAGGPPADLGVAAPATDDGTLGPTNPAGDLQVTVAVGSTLFDSRFGLAAHKPRRLRPMDTFVNDQLDPTRTGGDLLVTLTAQDRDTVTHAIRDICRSTRSNLQLRWRVDGFTPPPRPDGHPRNLLGFKDGIQGPDISNAAAMDQLIWVTPSTGEPTWAVGGTYQVVRLIRMHVEFWDRVSVSEQERMFGHRKDSGAPLSGGSEDTPPDYTNDAIGSTIPLDAHIRLANPRTPQTVDQQILRRSFSYDRGVDDVGNLDMGLVFGAFNQDLDRQFVTVQKRLANEPLVDYITPVGGGYFFALPGVQGPTDVYARALLA is encoded by the coding sequence ATGAGCTCCAGGGAGAACCCGAACATGAGCGCCGAGAAGCATGAGGACACGAACGCAGTGAGGCCCGGAACGCTTCGCAGAGGCGCGACCACGAACATGAGCGCCGAGAAGCATGAGGACACGAACGCAGCGGCCGAAGGCGCGTGTCCGATGTCGGGCTTCAGCAGGCGCGGGCTGTTCACCCGCGGCCTGGTAGCGGGTGGTGGCGCTGCGGTCGCCGCGCTGAGCGTTGCAGCTGCCGATCCGAGCGCTGCGAGCGCTCCGACGACGATGCCGTTCCACGGGATGCACCAGAACGGCATACTGCCCGCGCCTGCGCCGGCATCCGCGCACCTGGCGTTCGACGTGACAGCGCGCAACAGGACAGAACTGGCAGCGATGTTCGCCGCGCTGACCGACCGTGCCCGCATCCTGACCGCTGGTGGGCCGCCCGCCGATCTGGGCGTCGCGGCGCCGGCGACGGACGACGGAACCCTGGGCCCCACCAATCCCGCCGGTGACCTCCAGGTGACGGTCGCCGTCGGGTCGACGTTGTTCGACAGCCGCTTCGGTCTGGCAGCTCACAAGCCGCGACGGTTGCGGCCGATGGACACCTTCGTCAACGACCAGCTCGATCCGACGCGCACCGGTGGCGATCTGTTGGTGACCTTGACCGCGCAGGATCGCGACACGGTCACGCACGCCATACGGGACATCTGCCGGTCGACCAGGTCGAACTTGCAATTGCGTTGGCGCGTCGACGGATTCACTCCCCCACCGCGTCCTGACGGTCACCCTCGCAACCTGCTGGGGTTCAAGGACGGCATCCAGGGCCCTGACATCAGCAACGCGGCGGCAATGGATCAACTCATCTGGGTGACGCCGTCGACCGGCGAACCCACGTGGGCCGTGGGCGGCACCTACCAGGTGGTGCGGCTGATCCGGATGCACGTCGAGTTCTGGGATCGGGTGTCGGTGTCGGAGCAGGAGCGCATGTTCGGCCACCGCAAGGATTCAGGGGCACCGCTGTCCGGTGGCTCCGAGGACACCCCACCCGATTACACCAACGATGCGATCGGCTCGACGATCCCGCTTGATGCGCACATCCGGCTGGCCAATCCACGCACCCCGCAGACAGTCGATCAGCAGATCCTGCGCCGGTCCTTCTCCTATGACCGTGGCGTCGACGACGTCGGCAATCTCGACATGGGCTTGGTCTTCGGCGCCTTCAACCAGGACCTGGACCGGCAGTTCGTCACCGTGCAGAAACGCCTCGCGAACGAGCCGCTCGTCGACTACATCACCCCTGTCGGAGGCGGTTACTTCTTCGCGCTGCCCGGTGTTCAGGGCCCCACAGATGTTTACGCCCGCGCGTTGCTGGCGTAA
- a CDS encoding EfeM/EfeO family lipoprotein: MSRPTWIRSLLIAPLAVALAGCASSSSHSASNAPVQVSLSHCGQGWTHATAGPVTVPLMNTDTSAGEVYLETTQGAIVAEVDPMGPGETATLRASVGAGSYHLVCSINDSDPVTGPTISVTGNAKGQTLPVQPVTAGELTPAAVTYQEWILGRLVGLRSQVTTLSNDLSSGDLGAARRDWLTADTTYNTLGAAYDAFGDLGDAIDGDAHGLSGGTADPHWQGLERIEFGLWNGQSATTLAPLGRTLVSNVIALRSNFAAAEEDPTDIVLRTHEISEDTLQVTLAGVDDYGAHAELAEASAQLSGTTELLSLVKPFLQPRDPQFAQIAPAISQAQSDIAAQHGVWSTTQLPPSAGHELVDSDISGLTELLAPEASMLEPRVATP, translated from the coding sequence GTGTCACGACCGACCTGGATCCGCAGCCTGCTGATCGCGCCGCTCGCCGTCGCCCTCGCCGGGTGCGCGAGCTCGTCGTCGCACAGTGCCTCGAACGCTCCCGTGCAGGTGTCGCTCAGCCACTGCGGACAGGGCTGGACGCACGCGACGGCCGGGCCGGTGACGGTTCCGCTCATGAACACCGACACCAGCGCGGGCGAGGTCTACCTCGAAACGACGCAGGGTGCCATCGTCGCGGAGGTCGACCCGATGGGACCCGGAGAGACCGCGACGCTGCGCGCGTCCGTCGGCGCCGGCAGCTACCACTTGGTGTGCTCGATCAACGACTCCGATCCGGTCACGGGTCCGACGATCTCGGTCACCGGGAACGCGAAGGGTCAGACCCTGCCGGTGCAACCGGTCACCGCGGGCGAGTTGACGCCTGCTGCCGTGACGTATCAGGAATGGATCCTCGGTCGCCTGGTCGGGTTGCGGTCGCAGGTGACAACGTTGTCGAACGACCTGTCGTCGGGTGACCTGGGTGCCGCACGACGCGACTGGCTGACCGCGGACACGACATACAACACGCTGGGCGCCGCGTATGACGCTTTCGGTGATCTCGGCGACGCGATCGACGGGGATGCGCACGGGCTGTCCGGCGGCACTGCCGACCCGCATTGGCAGGGCCTGGAGCGCATCGAGTTCGGACTCTGGAACGGTCAGTCGGCAACGACGCTGGCACCGCTCGGACGGACGTTGGTGAGCAACGTCATCGCACTACGGTCGAATTTCGCTGCAGCAGAAGAAGATCCGACGGACATCGTGCTGCGCACGCATGAGATCAGCGAGGACACCTTGCAGGTGACATTGGCAGGTGTCGACGACTACGGCGCGCATGCCGAACTGGCGGAGGCGAGCGCCCAGCTGAGTGGGACCACCGAGTTGCTGTCATTGGTGAAACCCTTTCTGCAGCCACGGGATCCGCAATTCGCACAAATCGCCCCGGCAATCAGTCAGGCGCAGTCCGACATCGCCGCCCAGCACGGTGTGTGGTCGACGACGCAGTTGCCGCCGAGCGCGGGTCACGAGCTGGTGGACTCCGACATCTCCGGCCTGACCGAACTACTCGCGCCGGAGGCGTCGATGTTGGAACCCAGGGTGGCGACGCCATGA
- a CDS encoding TIGR00730 family Rossman fold protein, translating into MKIEDHLASEEYRRGATTLRGRHVPTTTTDQRLLDKAQDTDWVHTDPWRVMRITAEFVEGFGSLAELGPAVSVFGSARLKPDSRYYAAGVELGKLLVEAGYAVITGGGPGAMEAANKGANESGGTSVGLGIELPFEAGLNPYVDLGVNFRYFFVRKTMFVKYAQGYVVLPGGFGTLDELFEAVTLAQTQKITSFPIVLLGTSFWTPMIDWIRHTLLVEGMISDGDVERLHLVDEPADAVRLIVRDDVRLAQTRPE; encoded by the coding sequence GTGAAGATTGAAGACCACCTCGCGTCCGAGGAATACCGTCGCGGCGCGACCACCCTCCGCGGCCGGCACGTGCCCACGACGACGACCGACCAGCGTCTGCTGGACAAAGCACAAGACACCGACTGGGTCCACACCGATCCGTGGCGAGTCATGCGAATCACCGCGGAATTCGTGGAAGGCTTTGGCTCGCTCGCCGAACTCGGGCCTGCAGTCAGCGTTTTCGGCTCTGCGAGATTGAAGCCGGACAGTCGTTATTACGCCGCCGGTGTCGAACTCGGCAAACTGCTGGTCGAGGCCGGCTACGCCGTCATCACCGGTGGTGGTCCCGGAGCGATGGAAGCCGCGAACAAGGGTGCCAACGAGTCCGGCGGCACCAGCGTCGGACTGGGCATCGAGTTGCCTTTCGAAGCCGGCCTCAACCCGTATGTCGATCTCGGCGTCAACTTCCGTTACTTCTTCGTGCGCAAGACGATGTTCGTCAAGTACGCCCAGGGGTATGTCGTGCTGCCCGGCGGTTTCGGCACCCTCGACGAACTCTTCGAGGCAGTGACGCTCGCCCAGACGCAGAAGATCACCAGCTTCCCGATTGTGTTGCTGGGCACCAGTTTCTGGACGCCGATGATCGACTGGATCCGGCACACGTTGCTCGTCGAGGGCATGATCAGCGACGGCGACGTCGAGCGCCTTCACCTTGTCGACGAACCCGCGGACGCCGTCCGGCTGATCGTGCGTGACGACGTGCGACTCGCGCAGACCCGGCCGGAGTGA
- a CDS encoding DivIVA domain-containing protein, which translates to MLVFLIALLLVVIGLVVFAVLGRFGAHLEEPTRTSAFEPLPRGEITATDIDVLRFDQTLRGYRMGQVDDVLDRLRAELAARDEHIERLLNERSGRSAADLRSGGFFDTDPTPPPS; encoded by the coding sequence GTGCTCGTCTTCCTGATCGCCCTGCTCCTGGTCGTGATCGGCCTCGTCGTCTTCGCCGTGCTCGGCCGCTTCGGTGCGCATCTGGAGGAACCCACTCGCACCTCGGCCTTCGAACCGCTGCCGCGCGGCGAGATCACTGCCACCGACATCGACGTGTTGCGCTTCGACCAGACGCTGCGCGGCTACCGCATGGGCCAGGTCGACGATGTGCTCGATCGGCTTCGTGCCGAGCTCGCGGCGCGTGACGAGCACATCGAGCGGCTGCTGAACGAACGCTCCGGGCGGTCGGCAGCCGACCTGCGATCAGGCGGCTTCTTCGACACCGACCCGACACCGCCGCCCAGCTGA
- a CDS encoding SRPBCC family protein, with protein MKPLVVQAYSTASVDRLWEVVTDWNRHGSYFPLTTMRIEPGAPGVGQEFAGTTAVGPVRFVDSMVVTQWQPPGRDGCFAIRKTGRLLAGTATVRVQPEGDGSRITWTTDAGPRPQWLGRIVAPVSRVAGRLIYGRVVTGMAKAAARDD; from the coding sequence GTGAAACCTCTTGTCGTCCAGGCGTATTCGACGGCTTCCGTCGATCGGCTCTGGGAAGTGGTGACCGACTGGAACCGCCACGGCAGCTACTTCCCGCTCACGACCATGCGCATCGAGCCCGGGGCCCCAGGCGTGGGGCAGGAGTTCGCCGGCACGACCGCCGTCGGTCCGGTGCGCTTCGTCGATTCGATGGTGGTCACACAGTGGCAGCCGCCGGGCCGCGACGGCTGCTTCGCCATACGTAAGACCGGGCGTCTGCTCGCCGGCACCGCAACCGTGCGTGTCCAACCCGAAGGCGACGGGTCCAGGATCACCTGGACCACCGATGCCGGCCCCCGACCGCAGTGGCTGGGCCGAATCGTCGCGCCCGTGTCACGTGTCGCCGGCCGCCTGATCTACGGCCGCGTCGTCACAGGTATGGCGAAGGCCGCTGCGCGTGACGACTGA
- a CDS encoding DNA-3-methyladenine glycosylase I, whose product MTTEPDDGIVVGDDGVARCAWAGSTSDYLVYHDIEWGVPVHGEAALFERITLEAFQSGLSWLTILRKRPAFRLAFAGFDAEVVARYGPTDVERLMSDASIVRNRRKIDAAITNARAVVRLREHGGLDGLIWSFRPSRHTPPATLGDVAAVSSESTALARQLKKLGFAHVGPTTMYAAMQACGLVDDHLTGCARSGAAGA is encoded by the coding sequence GTGACGACTGAGCCAGACGACGGGATCGTCGTCGGCGACGACGGTGTCGCACGATGCGCCTGGGCCGGAAGCACTTCGGACTACCTCGTCTACCACGACATCGAGTGGGGCGTGCCGGTGCACGGCGAGGCCGCGTTGTTCGAACGCATCACCCTCGAGGCCTTCCAGTCCGGGTTGTCCTGGCTGACGATCCTGCGCAAGCGCCCGGCGTTCCGGCTCGCGTTCGCCGGCTTCGACGCCGAGGTCGTGGCGCGCTACGGCCCGACCGACGTCGAACGGCTCATGTCGGACGCATCCATCGTGCGCAACCGTCGCAAGATCGACGCCGCCATCACCAACGCTCGTGCGGTGGTCCGGCTGCGCGAGCACGGTGGTCTCGACGGGTTGATCTGGTCGTTTCGCCCGAGCCGGCACACCCCGCCCGCAACACTCGGGGACGTCGCTGCCGTCAGCAGCGAATCGACAGCGCTGGCAAGGCAATTGAAGAAGCTCGGCTTCGCTCACGTCGGCCCGACCACCATGTATGCCGCGATGCAGGCGTGCGGTCTCGTCGATGATCATCTGACCGGTTGCGCACGCAGCGGAGCCGCCGGGGCGTGA
- a CDS encoding SPFH domain-containing protein, with protein sequence MPALLIVVAVIVIFVIIIVAKSMALIPQAEAAVIERLGRYTKTVSGQLTFLMPFVDRVRARVDLRERVVSFPPQPVITEDNLTVNIDTVVYFQVTEPRAAVYEINDYIIGVEQLTTTTLRNVVGGMTLEETLTSRETINAQLRGVLDEATGRWGLRVARVELKSIFPPPSIQESMEKQMKADREKRATILAAEGHREAAIKSAEGDKQSQILAAEGAKQAAILAAEADRQSQVLRAEGDRAAQYLHAQGEAKAIEKTFNAIRSSKPTPELLAYQYLRTLPEMAKGEASKVWVVPSDFGSALQGFAKSFGAQGDDGTFRYEMPPAEERIPVEDDDVAEWFKLSRDPAVAKAVADAEAVARQTIEDPATAAHSNRAVRDTVPPPVAAPSTSAPEPETVAQPTLGSAERPAIGAGQSHDGSAGGHPQGVQLPGQHATPPAQAYPPAEQPQGQQGQQGGQYPPQGGQYPPQDDQQH encoded by the coding sequence ATGCCTGCACTACTGATCGTCGTGGCGGTGATCGTGATCTTCGTGATCATCATCGTCGCCAAATCCATGGCCCTGATCCCGCAGGCCGAGGCGGCCGTGATCGAACGCCTGGGCCGCTACACCAAGACCGTGTCGGGGCAGTTGACCTTCCTGATGCCGTTCGTCGACCGGGTGCGAGCGCGGGTCGACCTGCGTGAGCGCGTCGTGTCCTTCCCGCCGCAGCCGGTGATCACCGAGGACAACCTGACGGTCAACATCGACACCGTCGTCTACTTCCAGGTCACCGAGCCACGCGCCGCGGTCTACGAGATCAACGACTACATCATCGGTGTCGAGCAGCTGACCACCACGACCCTGCGCAACGTCGTCGGCGGTATGACGCTGGAGGAGACGCTGACCTCCCGCGAGACGATCAACGCGCAACTGCGCGGTGTGCTCGACGAGGCCACCGGTCGGTGGGGCCTGCGTGTCGCGCGGGTGGAGTTGAAGTCGATCTTCCCGCCACCGTCGATCCAGGAGTCGATGGAGAAGCAGATGAAGGCCGACCGTGAGAAGCGCGCCACGATTCTCGCAGCCGAAGGTCACCGGGAAGCGGCAATCAAGTCGGCCGAGGGTGACAAGCAGAGTCAGATCCTTGCGGCCGAGGGTGCCAAGCAGGCGGCGATCCTCGCCGCAGAGGCGGATCGGCAGTCGCAGGTCCTGCGCGCCGAGGGTGACCGTGCGGCGCAGTACCTCCACGCACAAGGTGAGGCCAAGGCCATCGAGAAGACGTTCAACGCGATCCGCTCGAGCAAGCCGACGCCGGAACTGCTGGCCTACCAGTACCTGCGGACGCTGCCCGAGATGGCCAAGGGCGAGGCGAGCAAGGTCTGGGTGGTGCCGAGCGACTTCGGTTCTGCGCTGCAGGGATTCGCAAAGTCTTTCGGTGCGCAGGGTGACGACGGAACCTTCCGCTACGAGATGCCGCCGGCCGAGGAGCGCATCCCGGTCGAGGACGACGATGTGGCCGAGTGGTTCAAGCTGAGTCGTGACCCGGCCGTCGCCAAGGCCGTCGCCGACGCGGAGGCCGTGGCGCGTCAGACCATCGAGGACCCCGCCACCGCCGCGCACTCGAACCGAGCCGTGCGCGACACCGTGCCACCGCCGGTAGCGGCGCCGTCGACCAGTGCTCCCGAGCCCGAGACCGTCGCACAGCCGACTCTCGGGTCCGCCGAACGCCCGGCGATCGGCGCCGGACAGAGTCACGATGGCTCGGCCGGTGGCCACCCACAGGGTGTGCAGCTACCCGGTCAGCACGCAACGCCGCCGGCGCAGGCCTATCCCCCGGCCGAACAGCCGCAGGGCCAGCAGGGCCAGCAGGGCGGTCAGTACCCGCCGCAGGGCGGTCAGTACCCGCCGCAGGACGACCAGCAGCACTGA
- a CDS encoding NfeD family protein, whose translation MSAILWLAAGLLLAAGEALSGEFVLLMLGGGALAAAAAAWLGAPVWLAALVFAVVSVGLVVGVRPVLKRHLMRTPSTPMGIEALRGKEATVVAAFGNAGGQIRVQGDVWSARPADESDTFRTGETVVIDEIDGATAVVRRGS comes from the coding sequence ATGTCGGCCATCCTCTGGCTCGCGGCGGGCCTGCTGCTCGCCGCGGGGGAAGCACTGAGCGGCGAGTTCGTGCTGCTCATGCTGGGTGGCGGCGCACTGGCTGCTGCCGCTGCCGCCTGGCTCGGCGCGCCGGTCTGGCTGGCAGCGCTGGTGTTCGCGGTGGTGTCCGTGGGCCTTGTGGTCGGTGTCCGTCCGGTGCTGAAACGGCACCTGATGCGCACACCGAGCACTCCGATGGGCATCGAGGCGTTGAGAGGGAAGGAGGCCACTGTGGTGGCTGCCTTCGGGAACGCCGGGGGTCAGATCCGCGTCCAGGGAGATGTCTGGTCTGCCCGGCCGGCCGATGAGAGTGACACGTTCCGCACCGGCGAAACGGTCGTGATCGATGAGATCGACGGCGCAACAGCCGTCGTGAGAAGGGGAAGCTGA